One Terriglobia bacterium genomic window carries:
- a CDS encoding fibronectin type III domain-containing protein, which yields MLKSTPIPIRAIVGHTKKKPTDILARLNAVLAGVYTYPEEYPNPPVDEATFKSNTDTFSSDITAALDGGAKAIAARNAQETVVVGMLHEIGHFAEVKCKGNMSTFLKSGFAPVPNAKAVFQPLSQFIRNIRHGASSGQLLVTIVAVPKAASYEFRWAAVGAGGVSGPWTTIPVTKANRAIPVTGLTPGTTYAFQVRSLGDAGYSDWSDSLTKISI from the coding sequence ATGTTGAAATCGACACCAATACCGATCCGAGCCATCGTCGGCCATACCAAGAAGAAGCCCACGGATATCCTGGCGCGTCTCAATGCCGTGCTCGCCGGCGTCTACACCTATCCGGAGGAATATCCGAATCCTCCGGTCGATGAAGCGACGTTCAAGTCCAACACCGACACCTTTTCAAGCGATATCACCGCTGCGCTGGATGGAGGAGCCAAAGCCATCGCCGCGCGTAACGCGCAAGAGACGGTCGTCGTCGGGATGCTGCACGAAATCGGGCATTTCGCCGAGGTAAAGTGCAAGGGCAACATGTCGACGTTTTTGAAAAGCGGGTTCGCGCCCGTTCCCAACGCCAAGGCGGTTTTTCAGCCGTTGTCTCAGTTCATTCGTAACATCCGGCACGGCGCCAGCAGCGGTCAACTCCTGGTTACTATCGTCGCTGTTCCCAAGGCGGCCTCCTACGAATTCCGGTGGGCAGCCGTGGGTGCCGGGGGCGTGTCCGGCCCGTGGACGACGATACCTGTCACAAAAGCAAATCGGGCGATACCGGTGACGGGCCTGACGCCGGGTACGACCTATGCTTTCCAGGTCCGTTCCCTGGGCGACGCCGGCTATTCCGATTGGAGCGATTCTCTGACGAAGATATCCATTTAA
- a CDS encoding M20/M25/M40 family metallo-hydrolase, translating into MPQLPDPSGILREAESMRALIVDLTLRICRERTVDYFLEDFPGEGPDGMASPGEEGKVVAILEPELASHSISFTTHAKVAGRENLIARVGKAKPGYRKLMVLLHTDVVPSGDPSAWKFAPFDPFEKAGKLYGRGVLDDKGPLASAFATLLILKKYERFVDGEFIFGAVGDEEVGIGVGIDYLLEEKLIDCTDAIIPDIAGDMREINVAEKGRVLLKVKAHGRQAHAMNPAKGVNAIHAMSRFLLALEGLHLRHQAHPILGGPTINTGLITGGMAPNAVAADCEVTLDIRYVPSQTPDKIRGEVQSLAGSVKMPGATFSVEIFKSSLPCEVSPEAPIVKLIQKHAPDAKVVGSGGGTFANPLVQAGIQAVGWAPGNEETYHEPNEEIEIAQLTTFAGKLANLAFELCSIGTKI; encoded by the coding sequence ATTCTCCGTGAAGCCGAGTCCATGCGTGCGCTTATCGTCGATTTGACGCTCCGCATCTGCCGCGAGCGGACGGTCGATTACTTTCTCGAGGACTTTCCAGGCGAAGGACCGGACGGCATGGCGTCGCCTGGAGAAGAGGGCAAAGTCGTCGCGATCCTCGAGCCCGAGCTGGCCTCGCATTCGATATCCTTCACAACGCATGCGAAGGTTGCGGGCCGCGAGAATCTTATCGCGCGTGTCGGGAAAGCAAAGCCGGGGTACCGCAAGCTGATGGTTCTGCTTCACACGGATGTCGTTCCGAGCGGCGATCCGTCGGCGTGGAAGTTCGCGCCCTTCGATCCGTTCGAAAAAGCGGGCAAACTTTATGGCCGCGGCGTACTCGACGACAAAGGACCGCTGGCATCGGCGTTTGCAACGCTTCTGATTCTCAAAAAGTATGAGCGGTTCGTCGACGGCGAATTCATCTTTGGAGCTGTCGGAGATGAGGAAGTCGGGATCGGCGTCGGGATCGACTATCTCCTGGAAGAGAAGTTGATCGATTGCACCGACGCCATCATCCCGGACATCGCCGGCGACATGCGCGAAATCAACGTCGCCGAGAAAGGGCGAGTGCTGCTGAAAGTGAAAGCGCATGGCAGGCAGGCCCATGCCATGAATCCGGCCAAGGGAGTCAACGCGATTCACGCGATGTCCCGATTTCTCCTCGCCCTGGAAGGCCTGCACCTGCGGCACCAGGCGCATCCGATTCTCGGCGGCCCCACGATCAATACCGGCCTGATCACCGGCGGCATGGCGCCGAATGCCGTCGCGGCCGATTGCGAAGTGACGCTGGACATTCGTTACGTGCCGTCACAAACGCCGGATAAAATCCGCGGCGAAGTGCAGTCTCTCGCCGGCAGCGTGAAGATGCCGGGCGCGACGTTCTCGGTCGAGATCTTCAAGAGTTCCCTGCCCTGCGAGGTTTCGCCGGAAGCGCCAATCGTCAAGCTCATTCAGAAACATGCCCCGGACGCGAAAGTCGTCGGCAGCGGCGGCGGCACGTTTGCGAATCCCCTGGTCCAGGCCGGTATCCAGGCGGTCGGCTGGGCTCCCGGAAACGAAGAAACCTACCACGAGCCGAACGAAGAAATCGAAATCGCCCAGCTCACAACCTTCGCCGGCAAGCTGGCCAACCTCGCGTTTGAGCTCTGCTCGATTGGAACCAAAATATGA